Proteins encoded by one window of Salvia splendens isolate huo1 chromosome 7, SspV2, whole genome shotgun sequence:
- the LOC121741301 gene encoding uncharacterized protein LOC121741301: protein MGLSKTEVNLRRLLAAAPQQQNQGKLVHYVATLREQLEQLAEERTPEGLPRVSKAQLNEYSVKIEAVAAKLDVTESSTQVNQEPSFETKVRESPTTSDGERIQSPRGLRRRFLPPSGDKSPSSIEDSNNAKSVKLDAAAHAHIEKHRQLQEDLTDEMVGLARQLKESSLMMNQSIKNTEKILDSTEKAVEQSLASTGHANTRAMEVYSQSLKTTCFTWLLIFAMACIFVMVVLLIRVT from the exons ATGGGCTTGAGCAAAACTGAAGTGAACTTGAGAAGGTTACTTGCAGCAGCTCCACAGCAACAAAATCAGGGAAAGCTTGTACAT TATGTGGCCACTTTAAGAGAGCAACTGGAGCAATTGGCTGAAGAGAGGACTCCTGAAGGTTTGCCAAG GGTATCAAAAGCTCAATTAAATGAATATTCAGTGAAAATTGAAGCTGTAGCAGCTAAGTTAGATGTCACTGAG TCCAGTACTCAAGTTAATCAGGAGCCGtcctttgaaaccaaggtcagAGAATCCCCTACCACATCTGATGGAGAAAGAATTCAATCTCCCAGAGGGCTGAGAAGGAGATTTTT ACCCCCATCAGGAGATAAATCCCCCAGTAGTATTGAGGACAGTAATAATGCGAAGTCTGTCAAACTGGATGCTGCAGCACATGCTCATATTGAGAAACACAG ACAACTACAAGAAGATTTGACGGATGAAATGGTTGGTTTGGCACGACAGCTCAAAGAGAGTAGCCTTATGATGAATCAGTCCATAAAAAATACTGAGAAG ATACTCGACTCAACTGAGAAAGCAGTTGAGCAGAGCTTGGCGAGCACTGGACATGCAAACACTCGGGCAATGGAGGTTTATTCGCAGAGTCTGAAAACGACGTGCTTTACATGGCTCCTGATCTTCGCCATGGCGTGCATATTCGTCATGGTTGTACTCCTTATTCGTGTTACCTAG